Proteins encoded within one genomic window of Oryza glaberrima chromosome 12, OglaRS2, whole genome shotgun sequence:
- the LOC127757721 gene encoding protein AMEIOTIC 1 homolog translates to MTAAAVNASRVMRRRAAGEDLGDGGDGDGDFWAGAAPRLYDFSQQEQKPFLPAPAPAPPSPALVPASPPSPAAESVAPCLLTLQCSGVGWGVRKRVRYVGRHHHLARHHAPERAVDAARDDDEASSAKAKNESPKEEAAAAEEDDDNVEHKVAVPTTSEEKKRRRRRKRGRGRVRGHGVAKRPKKEEEEETKLSAPKAEQLEEEEGAAVAAPSGMIDRWKATRYATAEASLLAIMRARGARAGKPVPRGALREEARAHIGDTGLLDHLLRHIADKVAPGGAERFRRRHNAGGGLEYWLEPAELAAVRRNAGVADPYWVPPPGWKPGDPVSPEGYLLEVRKQVEKLAVELAGVRRHMDHLSSNVSQVGKEIKSEAEKSYNTCQEKYACMEKANGNLEKQLLSLEEKYENATHANGELKEELLFLKEKFVSVVENNTRLEHQLTALSTSFLSLKEELLWLEKEEADLYVKEPWEDDDEKQEHDAGKEAKDDDVAGVGAANDQPDVDGDGTTTTSNGGSGKRTSRKCSVRISKPQGAFQWPTPSLPFSPELAAPPSPPLTPTAPVVAGAANFATMDELYEYMMAGGLPTPPSTTSNAGKLPSLPAATACATTPPVKTADAAGDVGTELALATPAY, encoded by the exons atgaccgccgccgccgtcaacgcCTCGCGCGTCATGCGTCGCCGCGCCGCAGGCGAGGAcctgggcgacggcggcgatggcgacggcgacttCTGGGCCGGTGCCGCCCCCCGCCTCTACGACTTCTCCCAGCAGGAGCAGAAGCCGTTCttgcccgcgcccgcgcccgcgccgccgtcgcccgcgctcgtcccggcgtcgccgccgtcccccgcGGCGGAGTCGGTGGCGCCGTGCCTCCTCACGCTGCAGTGCAGCGGCGTCGGGTGGGGTGTCAGGAAGCGGGTCCGGTACGTCGGGAGGCACCACCACCTCGCGCGCCACCACGCTCCCGAGCGCGCCGTGGACGCCGCgcgggacgacgacgaggcgagcTCCGCCAAGGCCAAGAACGAGAGCCCgaaggaggaggcagcggcggcagaagaagacgacgacaaCGTCGAACACAAGGTGGCGGTGCCCACCACgtcggaggagaagaagaggaggaggaggaggaagcgtggccgtggccgtgtcCGTGGCCATGGCGTCGCCAAGCGTcccaagaaggaggaggaggaggagacgaagcTCTCGGCTCCCAAGGCCGAGcagctcgaggaggaggagggcgccgcggtggcggcgccgagcgGCATGATCGACCGGTGGAAGGCGACCCGGTACGCCACCGCGGAGGCGTCGCTGCTCGCCATCATGCgcgcccgcggcgcgcgcgccgggaAGCCCGTCCCGCGCGGGGCGCTgcgggaggaggcgcgcgcCCACATTGGCGACACGGGCCTCCTCGACCACCTCCTCAGGCACATCGCCGACAAGGTGGcgcccggcggcgccgagcggtTCCGGCGGCGGCacaacgccggcggcgggctgGAGTACTGGCTCGAgcccgccgagctcgccgccgtgcggcgGAACGCCGGCGTGGCCGACCCGTACTGGGTGCCTCCTCCCGGATGGAAGCCAGGGGACCCCGTCTCGCCGGAGGGCTACTTGCTGGAGGTGAGGAAGCAGGTGGAGAAGCTCGccgtggagctcgccggcgtcagAAG GCACATGGATCACCTCTCTTCCAATGTGAGTCAAGTGGGCAAGGAAATCAAATCTGAGGCTGAGAAATCCTACAATACATGTCAG GAGAAGTATGCCTGTATGGAGAAAGCCAATGGCAATCTGGAAAAGCAGCTTCTGTCCTTGGAG GAGAAGTATGAGAATGCAACACACGCAAATGGCGAGCTGAAGGAGGAGTTGTTGTTTCTCAAG GAGAAGTTTGTGAGTGTGGTCGAGAACAACACCAGACTGGAGCACCAGCTGACTGCTTTATCCACTTCTTTCCTGTCTCTAAAG GAGGAACTGCTCTGGCTGGAAAAAGAAGAAGCTGATCTGTATGTCAAGGAGCCATGGGAAGACGACGATGAAAAGCAAGAACACGATGCCGGGAAAGAGGCGAAGGACGAcgatgtcgccggcgtcggTGCAGCCAACGACCAGCcggacgtcgacggcgatggcaccaccaccaccagcaatGGTGGCAGCGGGAAGAGAACATCGAGGAAGTGCAGCGTGCGCATCTCCAAGCCGCAGGGCGCGTTCCAGTGGCCGACGCCGAGCCTGCCGTtctcgccggagctcgccgcgccgccgtcgccgccgctgacccCGACGGcgcccgtcgtcgccggcgccgccaactTCGCCACCATGGACGAGCTCTACGAGTACATGATGGCCGGCGGCCTCCCCACGCCACCGTCCACCACCAGCAACGCCGGGAAGCTCCCCTCGCTGCCCGCCGCCACGGCCtgcgccacgacgccgccggtgaagacggcggacgccgccggcgacgtgggcacCGAGCTGGCACTGGCCACTCCCGCCTACTGA
- the LOC127756668 gene encoding uncharacterized protein LOC127756668, which produces MEAKISSLCTALSSVLNHADDSSRALSDALSRRPIHLESAARGFLQGLERRSEAAGADLSRLESMAFGTVSFEELLGHCGEALAMFSRHADAIESRLVAFGYVPPDEEASEDVEEDWDVEKLPGVAGNGCFGGTSSVLRSSREMEDDDDALFENSMSLKNLGFSDACLATLSSQDSGLSGSTEILYRKPESVADVENKVNDAESMIPPKETNGQGNDAQGAIKASKEEYEKLPPYMKTLATWEELQEAISKLNSYFSSDKTQGNVALNQDDVGEIGLGRKGRSYLLILLRMNQLAMENIDGSIFYNIRKSDS; this is translated from the exons atgGAGGCGAAGATCTCGTCGCTGTGCACCGCCCTCTCGTCCGTGCTCAACCACGCCGACGACTCCTCCCGCGCGCTCTCCGACGCGCTCTCCCGCCGCCCCATCCATCTCG agtcggcggcgagggggttCCTGCAGGGGCTGGAAAGGcggtcggaggcggcgggcgccgaCCTGTCGCGGCTCGAGTCGATGGCGTTCGGCACCGTCTCCTTCGAGGAGCTCCTCGGCCACTGCGGCGAGGCGCTCGCCATGTTCTCCCGCCACGCCGACGCCATCGAGTCCCGCCTCGTCGCCTTCGGCTACGTGCCACCCG ACGAGGAGGCGAGCGAGGATGTGGAGGAAGATTGGGATGTCGAGAAGCTTCCCGGGGTCGCTGGGAATGGGTGCTTTGGTGGAACGAGTTCAGTGCTGAGGTCCAGTAGAGAGAtggaggatgatgacgatgcaTT ATTTGAGAACTCCATGTCACTAAAGAATCTTGGCTTCTCAGATGCTTGTCTAGCTACCTTGTCCTCTCAAG ACAGTGGTTTATCTGGAAGCACAGAGATACTTTACAGGAAACCTGAAAG TGTTGCTGATGTTGAAAACAAAGTAAATGATGCCGAATCCATGATTCCCCCGAAAGAAACAAATGGTCAAG GTAATGATGCACAAGGAGCCATAAAGGCATCCAAGGAGGAGTATGAGAAATTACCTCCGTACATGAAGACTCTTGCAACATGGGAG GAATTGCAGGAGGCAATATCGAAATTAAACTCATACTTCAGCAGTGACAAAACTCAGGGCAATGTTGCATTGAATCAAGATGATGTTGGAGAGATTGGATTGG GGCGCAAAGGAAGATCCTACTTGTTGATCCTTCTGCGGATGAATCAGTTGGCTATGGAGAATATTGATGGCTCGATCTTCTACAATATACGCAAGAGCGACTCCTAG
- the LOC127756220 gene encoding dihydrofolate synthetase, which yields MLPRFPVSLLRSRSLLRGSARRGLVTAMAGARGGGGGGGEDGQLGEFYEYMERLRNYERSGVPRGAGTDSDDGFDLGRMRRLLRRLGDPHTHFPAVHIAGTKGKGSTAAFLSNIMREQGYNVGCYTSPHLLTIRERISVGQSGGPVSAELLRDLFGHAKEAIGQSIESEDGALTHFEVFTALSYLLFSQENVDIAIVEAGLGGARDATNVIQSTELAASVITTVGKEHLAALGGSLQSIAVAKSGIIKQERPVIIGGPFSPDIEQILRDRAFLTQSPVISACDPGIRSITRCIGWDCGKPYQSCDIVIEISNDIPLFIELQDLKLQLLGDHQRQNAVTACCTALCLRELGWNISNTSIQAGLEKTQLPGRSQFLTKEETSVLGLDGTSSVLVDGAHTEASAKALSDVIKTVQPRGPLALVVGMANDKEHLAFAEQLLSGPRPDVVLLTEASIAGGRSRSMPASSLKEIWMAAAQSQGISCYSDIGTITGVEAPIIASRPTTSRSLSGDKPMLIGCCTPFSSDLIRVASRLLQTQEDGDTGLICVTGSLHMVSSVLGQLRQ from the exons ATGCTCCCCCGCTTCCCCGTCTCGCTCCTCCGGTCTCGCAGCCTGCTGCGAGGCAgcgcccgccgcggcctcgTCACTGCGATGGCCggagcccgcggcggcggcggcggcggcggggaggatggCCAGCTCGGGGAGTTCTATGAGTACATGGAGCGGCTGCGCAACTACGAGCGCTCCGGGGTGCCGCGCGGCGCCGGGACCGACTCCGACGACGGCTTCGACCTCGGCCGcatgcgccgcctcctccgccgcctcggcgacCCCCACACCCACTTCCCG GCTGTTCATATTGCTGGCACCAAGGGGAAAGGTTCAACTGCTGCATTCCTGTCCAATATCATGAGGGAACAAGGCTACAATGTTGGATGCTATACTAG CCCACATCTTCTAACAATTCGTGAACGCATCTCTGTTGGACAAAGTGGAGGTCCTGTTTCAGCTGAATTGTTGAGGGATCTTTTTGGTCATGCTAAAGAAGCCATTGGTCAATCAATAGAATCAGAAGATGGAGCCCTGACTCACTTTGAg GTTTTCACAGCTCTCTCATATCTTCTATTCTCACAAGAAAATGTTGACATTGCTATTGTCGAA GCAGGCCTCGGTGGAGCTAGAGATGCCACAAACGTCATACAAAGTACTGAATTAGCTGCATCTGTCATAACAACAGTAGGGAAAGAACATTTGGCTGCTTTGGGTGGTTCTTTACAAAGCATAGCAGTGGCAAAGTCTGGAATCATCAAGCAGGAGCGACCA GTTATAATTGGTGGCCCATTTTCCCCAGATATCGAGCAAATTCTCCGGGATAGAGCATTCTTAACACAATCTCCCGTAATATCTGCATGCGATCCAGGCATCAGGAGCATCACAAGATGCATTGGTTGGGATTGTGGAAAACCTTATCAAAGCTGTGACATTGTCATCGAGATTTCAAATGATATTCCATTG TTTATTGAATTGCAAGATTTAAAACTCCAGTTGCTGGGAGATCATCAGCGCCAGAATGCTGTAACAGCTTGCTGCACAGCTTTATGTCTCCGTGAGCTAG GATGGAATATTTCTAATACATCAATCCAAGCTGGTTTAGAGAAGACACAACTGCCCGGGAGAAGCCAATTTCTTACAAAAGAGGAGACTTCAGTACTTGGGCTTGATGGAACATCCAGTGTACTTGTTGATGGAG CCCATACCGAGGCATCAGCAAAGGCTTTATCAGATGTGATAAAAACTGTCCAACCAAGAGGACCTTTGGCTCTTGTTGTTGGAATGGCCAATGACAAAGAACACTTGGCCTTTGCTGAACAGCTTCTGTCAG gCCCAAGACCAGATGTTGTATTGCTGACAGAGGCGAGCATTGCTGGAGGACGCTCCCGGTCTATGCCAGCTTCATCACTGAAGGAGATATGGATGGCTGCTGCACAAAGCCAGGGCATCAGCTGCTACTCGGACATAGGGACGATCACCGGCGTTGAAGCTCCGATCATCGCCAGCCGTCCCACGACATCCCGGTCCTTGAGCGGTGACAAACCCATGCTGATTGGATGTTGCACGCCATTTTCGTCCGACCTGATCAGGGTTGCCTCTCGGCTGCTTCAGACCCAAGAAGATGGCGACACTGGGCTGATCTGCGTGACCGGCTCCTTGCACATGGTTTCGTCAGTTCTTGGACAGCTTAGGCAGTAG
- the LOC127756669 gene encoding plant cysteine oxidase 2-like, which produces MKVGRGSRGGGGRDGGGVVEEERSGGVEAAPPVKRRRVAVAPSAGAGGSRRVQAEASPLQRLFRACRAVFRGTGTVPAPGEVDLLCSMLDKMKPEDVGLRADQEFFTARDDDEGIPLIKNTTLYECDNFTMIIFFLPRNAIIPLHDHPGMTVFSKLLIGSLHIRSYDWVDPEPALSCSSSSGDQLRLAKRVVNGVFTAPCDTSVLYPTTGGNMHRFRAIAPCAILDILGPPYSTEDGRDCTYYRAIPYSRHSVKNGAADQLNGVDEEGHRLSWLTETIPRMLRMRQIRYGGPPISDDE; this is translated from the exons ATGAAGGTGGGGAGGGGATCGAGGGGGGGAGGTggccgcgatggcggcggcgtggtggaggaggagaggagtggcggggtggaggcggcgccgccggtgaagaggaggcgggtggcggtggcgccgtcggCGGGGGCCGGGGGGAGCAGGCGGGTGCAGGCGGAGGCGTCGCCGCTGCAGCGGCTGTTCCGGGCTTGCCGCGCCGTCTTCAGGGGCACCGGCACCGTCCCGGCCCCCGGCGAGGTCGACCTGCTCTGCTCCATGCTCG ATAAAATGAAACCCGAAGATGTTGGCCTTAGGGCAGACCAAGAATTCTTCACGGCTAGAGATGATGACGAAGGAATCCCGCTCATTAAAAACACTACATTATATGAATGCGACAACTTTACG ATGATTATCTTCTTCTTACCACGAAATGCGATCATCCCACTGCATGATCACCCTGGAATGACGGTGTTCAGTAAACTACTTATCGGATCGCTGCACATAAGGTCGTATGATTGGGTTGATCCTGAGCCTGCCTTAAGTTGTAGTTCATCGTCGGGTGATCAAT TGAGGTTGGCAAAGAGAGTGGTGAATGGCGTTTTTACAGCACCATGTGATACATCAGTCCTGTATCCTACAACAGGAGGGAACATGCACCGGTTTCGAGCTATTGCGCCGTGTGCAATTCTCGACATTCTCGGCCCCCCTTATTCCACGGAAGATGGCCGAGACTGCACATATTACCGCGCTATTCCCTACTCACGGCATTCGG TGAAAAATGGCGCGGCCGATCAGCTCAACGGAGTCGACGAAGAAGGCCATCGCCTCTCATGGCTAACGGAGACCATTCCGCGGATGCTGAGGATGCGCCAGATCCGGTACGGCGGCCCGCCGATCTCCGATGACGAATGA
- the LOC127757099 gene encoding 5-methyltetrahydropteroyltriglutamate--homocysteine methyltransferase 1 isoform X1 encodes MASHIVGYPRMGPKRELKFALESFWDGKSSAEDLEKVATDLRASIWKQMADAGIKYIPSNTFSYYDQVLDTTAMLGAVPERYSWTGGEIGFSTYFSMARGNATVPAMEMTKWFDTNYHFIVPELGPNTKFSYSSHKAVNEYKEAKALGVDTVPVLVGPVSYLLLSKPAKGVEKSFALLSLLSSILPVYKEVIAELKAAGATWIQFDEPTLVLDLDSHQLAAFSAAYTELESALSGLNVLIETYFADIPAESYKTLTSLNSVTAYGFDLIRGAKTLDLIKSAGFPSGKYLFAGVVDGRNIWADDLAASLTTLESLEAIVGKDKLVVSTSCSLMHTAVDLVNETKLDSEIKSWLAFAAQKVVEVNALAKALAGQKDEAYFAANAAAQASRRSSPRVTNEEVQKAAAALKGSDHRRATNVSARLDAQQKKLNLPVLPTTTIGSFPQTVELRRVRREYKAKKISEEEYISAIKEEISKVVKIQEELDIDVLVHGEPERNDMVEYFGEQLSGFAFTANGWVQSYGSRCVKPPIIYGDVSRPNAMTVFWSKLAQSMTSRPMKGMLTGPVTILNWSFVRNDQPRFETCYQIALAIKKEVEDLEAGGIQVIQIDEAALREGLPLRKAEHAFYLDWAVHSFRITNCGVQDTTQIHTHMCYSNFNDIIHSIINMDADVITIENSRSDEKLLSVFREGVKYGAGIGPGVYDIHSPRIPSTEEIADRVNKMLAVLDTNILWVNPDCGLKTRKYNEVKPALTNMVSAAKLIRTQLASAK; translated from the exons atGGCGTCTCACATTGTTGGGTACCCCCGCATGGGCCCCAAGAGGGAGCTCAAGTTTGCCCTGGAGTCTTTCTGGGATGGGAAGAGCAGCGCTGAGGATTTGGAGAAGGTTGCGACCGACCTCAGGGCCAGCATCTGGAAGCAAATGGCTGACGCTGGGATCAAGTACATCCCCAGCAACACCTTCTCGTACTATGATCAGGTTCTTGACACGACTGCCATGCTTGGTGCTGTCCCAGAGCGCTACTCATGGACTGGTGGAGAGATTGGGTTCAGCACCTACTTCTCGATGGCTAGGGGCAATGCCACTGTCCCTGCCATGGAGATGACCAAGTGGTTTGACACCAACTA CCACTTTATCGTCCCTGAACTTGGTCCCAACACCAAGTTCTCCTACTCTTCCCACAAGGCTGTGAATGAATACAAGGAGGCTAAGGCG CTTGGCGTTGACACCGTGCCAGTACTTGTTGGACCAGTTTCATACTTGTTGCTCTCCAAACCTGCCAAGGGTGTAGAGAAGTCGTTCGCTCTTCTTTCCCTTCTCAGCAGCATCCTTCCTGTCTACAA GGAGGTTATTGCTGAGTTGAAGGCAGCTGGTGCTACATGGATTCAGTTTGATGAACCCACACTTGTTCTTGACCTTGACTCTCACCAATTGGCTGCATTCTCTGCTGCATACACAGAACTTGAGTCGGCACTTTCTGGATTGAATGTGCTTATTGAGACATACTTCGCTGACATTCCTGCTGAATCATACAA GACCCTCACATCCCTGAACAGCGTGACTGCTTATGGTTTTGACCTTATCCGTGGAGCCAAGACTCTTGACCTTATCAAGAGTGCTGGTTTCCCCTCTGGAAAGTACCTCTTTGCCGGTGTTGTGGATGGACGCAACATCTGGGCTGATGATCTCGCTGCATCTCTCACTACCCTTGAGTCTCTTGAGGCTATTGTTGGAAAGG ACAAGCTTGTGGTCTCGACTTCCTGCTCACTCATGCACACCGCTGTGGATCTTGTAAATGAGACCAAGCTCGATAGCGAGATTAAGTCATGGCTCGCTTTTGCTGCCCAAAAGGTGGTTGAGGTGAATGCCCTTGCTAAGGCATTGGCTGGACAGAAGGATGAG GCTTACTTTGCAGCAAACGCTGCTGCTCAGGCCTCCAGGAGGTCATCACCTCGTGTGACAAACGAGGAAGTCCAAAAGGCT GCTGCTGCTCTGAAGGGGTCTGACCACCGCCGTGCTACCAATGTTAGCGCTAGACTGGACGCACAGCAGAAGAAGCTCAACCTTCCAGTCCTTCCTACAACCACAATTGGTTCATTCCCACAGACTGTGGAGCTCAGGAGAGTCCGCCGTGAGTACAAGGCAAAAAA GATCTCTGAGGAGGAGTACATCAGTGCCATCAAGGAGGAAATCAGCAAGGTTGTTAAGATCCAGGAAGAGCTTGACATCGATGTCCTTGTTCACGGCGAGCCTGAG AGAAACGATATGGTTGAGTACTTCGGTGAGCAGCTTTCTGGTTTTGCATTCACTGCCAACGGATGGGTGCAATCTTATGGATCACGGTGTGTCAAGCCACCAATTATCTATGGTGATGTGAGCCGCCCCAACGCCATGACTGTGTTCTGGTCCAAGTTGGCGCAGAGCATGACCTCTCGCCCCATGAAGGGAATGTTGACTGGTCCCGTCACAATCCTTAACTGGTCTTTTGTCAGGAATGACCAGCCGAG GTTTGAGACATGCTACCAGATTGCTCTTGCCATCAAGAAGGAGGTCGAGGACCTTGAGGCTGGTGGTATTCAG GTCATCCAAATCGATGAGGCTGCTTTGAGAGAAGGTCTGCCACTCCGCAAGGCGGAGCATGCTTTCTACTTGGACTGGGCTGTTCACTCCTTCAGAATCACCAACTGCGGTGTTCAGGACACTACCCAG ATCCACACCCACATGTGCTACTCTAACTTCAACGACATCATCCACTCCATCATCAACATGGACGCTGATGTGATCACCATCGAGAACTCCCGGTCCGACGAGAAGCTGCTCTCCGTCTTCCGCGAGGGTGTGAAGTATGGTGCTGGCATTGGCCCTGGTGTCTATGACATCCACTCCCCAAGGATCCCGTCCACAGAGGAGATTGCGGACCGCGTCAACAAGATGCTCGCGGTGCTCGACACTAACATTCTCTGGGTGAACCCTGACTGCGGTCTCAAGACCCGCAAGTACAACGAGGTCAAGCCCGCCCTTACCAACATGGTTTCGGCCGCCAAGCTCATCCGCACCCAGCTCGCCAGCGCGAAGTGA
- the LOC127756667 gene encoding cationic amino acid transporter 2, vacuolar-like, translated as MGLEEGGAMRALMRRKQVDSDRVRAAGGHQLAKELSVTQLVAIGVGSTIGAGVYVLVGTVAREHAGPALTLSFLIAGVAAALSAFCYAELASRCPSAGSAYHYSYICVGEGVAWLIGWALILEYTIGGSAVARGISPNLALFFGGQDSLPWFLARHELPWFDVVVDPCAAFLVLVVTALLCKGIKESSFVQGVVTVLNCFVMLFVIIAGSYIGFQTGWVGYKVAGGFFPYGANGMLAGSATVFFAYIGFDSVASTAEEVKNPQRDLPLGIGTALSVCCSLYMLVSVVIVGLVPYFAMDPDTPISSAFARHGMHWAMYLVTTGAVLALCSTLMGSILPQPRILMAMARDGLLPSFFSDVNQRTQVPVKSTIVTGICAACLAFFMDVSQLAGMVSVGTLLAFTIVAVSILILRYAPPDEVPLPSSLEASFRLSQEYDEEKVRGPPVDANHEQLSSVVESINDTLIEKKQDTSVEESKRRKAAVCSISSVCVGVVVLTTSASFTFLPFLLRCFFCVFGGLLLLAGLGVLCYIDQDDGRHSFGHSGGFICPFVPLLPVMCILVNTYLLVNLGGGTWMRVGVWLVMGVFVYIFYGRTHSSLTDVVYVPVAQAEEIYGSSSSSGFVA; from the exons ATGGGGCTCGAGGAAGGCGGCGCGATGAGGGCGctgatgcggcggaagcaggtGGACTCCGACCGggtccgcgccgccggcggccaccagcTCGCCAAGGAGCTCTCCGTTACGCAGCTCGTCGCGATTG GTGTTGGTTCAACAATTGGAGCTGGAGTATATGTTCTTGTGGGAACAGTTGCTCGGGAGCATGCTGGGCCGGCATTGACACTTTCATTTCTGATAGCTGGAGTGGCAGCTGCACTCTCAGCTTTCTGTTATGCAGAGCTTGCTAGTCGCTGCCCTTCTGCAGGAAGTGCCTACCATTATTCGTACATCTGCGTTGGCGAAGG agttgCATGGCTGATTGGTTGGGCATTGATACTGGAATACACCATCGGCGGATCAGCTGTTGCCCGTGGCATTTCTCCCAATCTG GCTTTATTTTTTGGAGGACAGGATAGTCTACCATGGTTTTTAGCACGCCATGAGCTTCCATGGTTTGATGTTGTTGTCGATCCTTGTGCGGCTTTCCTGGTTCTCGTTGTCACCGCCTTGCTATGCAAGGGGATAAAAGAG AGCTCATTTGTACAAGGAGTTGTGACAGTCCTAAATTGCTTCGTGATGCTATTTGTTATTATAGCCGGCAGTTACATTGGCTTCCAAACAGGATGGGTCGGCTATAAGGTGGCTGGCGG GTTTTTCCCTTATGGGGCGAACGGAATGCTTGCTGGGTCAGCAACTGTTTTCTTTGCCTACATAGGCTTTGATTCAGTTGCTAGCACTGCCGAGGAG GTGAAAAATCCCCAACGAGATCTGCCACTGGGAATAGGAACAGCATTGTCAGTTTGCTGTTCCTTATACATGTTGGTTTCAGTTGTTATCGTTGGTCTGGTACCATATTTCGCTATGGACCCAGATACCCCTATATCATCAGCCTTTGCAAGACATGGGATGCACTGGGCCAT GTACCTTGTTACAACTGGTGCTGTTCTTGCTCTTTGCTCAACCTTGATGGGATCGATTCTGCCACAG cCAAGAATATTGATGGCCATGGCACGCGATGGGCTTTTGCCATCCTTCTTCTCTGATGTCAACCAGCGGACACAAGTTCCTGTCAAGAGCACAATTGTTACTGGCATATGTGCAGCTTGTCTGGCCTTCTTCATGGATGTGTCACAACTGGCAGGAATG GTCAGTGTGGGCACACTCCTTGCATTCACTATAGTTGCTGTGTCCATCTTGATCCTCAGATATGCTCCTCCAGATGAGGTACCCCTGCCATCTTCTCTGGAAGCGTCATTCCGTTTGAGCCAAGAATATGATGAGGAAAAGGTTAGGGGTCCTCCTGTAGATGCGAATCATGAACAGTTGTCATCTGTGGTAGAATCAATAAATGACACCCTTATCGAGAAGAAGCAAGACACAA GTGTGGAGGAGTCAAAGCGTCGGAAAGCAGCTGTTTGCAGCATATCATCTGTATGTGTAGGGGTTGTGGTCCTCACAACATCAGCTTCTTTCACATTCTTGCCATT CCTTTTGCGATGCTTCTTCTGTGTTTTTGGTGGCCTACTCCTCCTAGCTGGTCTCGGTGTCCTCTGCTATATCGACCAAGATGACGGGAGGCACTCATTTGGTCACTCTGGAG GATTCATCTGCCCCTTCGTTCCGTTGTTGCCGGTGATGTGCATCCTCGTGAACACATACTTGTTAGTAAACTTGGG TGGAGGGACATGGATGAGAGTTGGGGTATGGCTGGTGATGGGAGTATTCGTGTACATTTTCTATGGCCGGACCCACAGCTCATTGACCGACGTGGTGTATGTTCCGGTGGCGCAAGCGGAAGAGATATACggttcatcatcttcatcaggatTTGTGGCCTAG